The sequence TCATCCAGATAGGGCAGCATCCAATTGTTGTCGCTCGAATCGGGCGCCGGGTTCTGGTAACGCAATTTGGCACCACGGGTCCACTCATCGGCTGCTTCGAGTTGCAGTTTGGCTTGTTCGTATTCTTGGTACGCGTACTCAATTCGCTGGGCCGATTCGCTGATCTCGTGCGAAACCGTAAAGATTTGCTGCTTGAGCAGCTCACTGTCACGCACTAGGTTTACACGGGCTTCTTGCGACAACGCCTTGGCTTGCCGCAATCCCACCGGCATCGTCATGGCGATGCCAAGTTGCAAGTCGGAAAAATCGGCCGAAGCCATTTGCTCAATCGCATCGCCTAAGTTTTCGCCCAAACCGTTCATCCGGTACAAGGCTGTAAAATCGAGATTGGGTTGGCGTTGATTGTTGCGAACCAACAATTCGAGTCGCCGGAGCCCCACGTCGAGTCGCCGCCGCACCACGTCGGGACGGTTGTCGATTGCTTGGAAATAGGCACCCTGCGGATCGACGTGTATTTTTTGGTCAGTCGGCTCGGTGATCGCAACGATCTTGCCTCCGGCGCCAGGCGATAGTTTCAGTAGGTTGCGCAGACGCAGCTCTCGTGAGAGCCGTTCGGACTGCAAACGGATATACTCTTGTTGATACTCATGAAGCTGGGCACGTGCTTTGGCGACATCGGCTTGGATGACCAACTTGGCTGCCAACGATTCTCGTTGGATTCGCACGATCTCTTCGAGTACCGGGATGACTTTGCGATACTCATCGACCGCCACTTGAGCTTGATAGAGATCCCAAAAGGCTTCGGTGACACTGCGTACCGATGCCATCAGCGAGCCTTTGAATTCCCAAGCGGATTGTTCCACTGTGAGTCTTGCGACTTGGATCGGCGCCATGTTGACCTGGGTGCCGGCACCCCGCAGCAGCGGTTGGCGAAGCGAAAACGCCAACTCGCTTGCATACGTTGGATTGAATCCCGAAGTGGTCGAATCGGGCAGAAACAGATAACCGGGATTGGGGTTGTAGGCCGCGGTGACGGATCCGCCGTTGCGAAGCGGTTTGGTCAGCGAAGCGGTTAACGCCCGTTCATCTCGTTGTAGCGGTTCGGACAATCCGGGGCCAAAAAAAGCATTCGGTGGATTGTTGAATTCGTTGCTGTAAAACTGCGATTCAAATTGGGTGTCAAACGCCGCCAGCGCGGCTTGCAGTCGGGCTTCGGACGCCTCGACGTCATAAAAAGTGGTCGCAGATGTGGTGATCTGACCCCCGTCGGCGACGCGAGCGATCCGTGATTGCTGCAGACTTGTCTCGATAGCCTCATGTAGCGACAGTTCGCGATCGCCCCCGTAGGGGTGCAGGTTACTCGGGCCCGCTGCGGGCGGAGTCTCGGCCGCCGGCGTTTCGGTCTCGACGACTTCTTCCGCGACATTCATCGACGCCAACTGCACCGGCGGTTCTGGTAGTGGCGTCGAGTGAACCGTTTCGCGATCCAGCGCTCGGTTTGCGTCTAGTGCATAATGCATACTCACTCGGTCGCGGCGATTGGCCCAGCGATCCGACCAATGACAGCCCGATACGATGATGACCAGCATCAACATGAATGCGGTTTTAGGGCGGAGCATGGCATTAAATGAAGGTAGAATTCACAGACTCAATAATCCGAGGCATCTTTTTGTTTCGAGCGGGGACTGGTACCGGTAGTAGCGAATGAGCCGTTTTTTACGAGATTCATCCAATTCGCAGCGGGATATCCTTGCCCCCTTGCCTAAATTCACTCGGGTTGGTCCAGGGTCGCCCTGGCGGGGCGTGTCAGCGAGGCACGGTTCTTT comes from Novipirellula caenicola and encodes:
- a CDS encoding TolC family protein gives rise to the protein MLRPKTAFMLMLVIIVSGCHWSDRWANRRDRVSMHYALDANRALDRETVHSTPLPEPPVQLASMNVAEEVVETETPAAETPPAAGPSNLHPYGGDRELSLHEAIETSLQQSRIARVADGGQITTSATTFYDVEASEARLQAALAAFDTQFESQFYSNEFNNPPNAFFGPGLSEPLQRDERALTASLTKPLRNGGSVTAAYNPNPGYLFLPDSTTSGFNPTYASELAFSLRQPLLRGAGTQVNMAPIQVARLTVEQSAWEFKGSLMASVRSVTEAFWDLYQAQVAVDEYRKVIPVLEEIVRIQRESLAAKLVIQADVAKARAQLHEYQQEYIRLQSERLSRELRLRNLLKLSPGAGGKIVAITEPTDQKIHVDPQGAYFQAIDNRPDVVRRRLDVGLRRLELLVRNNQRQPNLDFTALYRMNGLGENLGDAIEQMASADFSDLQLGIAMTMPVGLRQAKALSQEARVNLVRDSELLKQQIFTVSHEISESAQRIEYAYQEYEQAKLQLEAADEWTRGAKLRYQNPAPDSSDNNWMLPYLDDYYRAIRSRTDAAIAVAETLTNYNSEIVQFEEIKGTLLEFFAIHYLGDPCHQSIALPKQSEPVIMSPLQNDLWTEDGFESFIEAAAHP